Proteins co-encoded in one Hyla sarda isolate aHylSar1 chromosome 4, aHylSar1.hap1, whole genome shotgun sequence genomic window:
- the HBEGF gene encoding proheparin-binding EGF-like growth factor isoform X1, whose product MENISFRGAPMGAKFSPSFANIYMTYWEEHYIFNISNPFFSSIKYLGRYIDDLVLVWRDSETRFQEFMLYINDNDLNLRFTSQFSATSIPFLDIMLCAPQDQSENKMIVKPYRKESAGNTILQATSCHPRHVTRNIPYGEWVRLRRNCLQDEVFEQESVLLHNRLRARGYDDTTLKNAYEKAKELNRVDLIASGSKKSSKRNAQTKNKLPVCVTSYSKQFRTISNILQKYLPILENDNALFNYDKSRIRVVSRRGPFLGSKLSPSLFLTSDKGPSTSTWLTYPGTWKCGNTQCITCSHIAVSDSFISFSTGQQFSNKTYANCNTTSVVYLASCCSCQCQYVGCMSNALKVRIRRYIADAKNNQFNISPFI is encoded by the coding sequence atggagAATATTTCCTTCAGGGGAGCTCCGATGGGGGCGAAATTTTCACCCTCGTTCGCCAATATCTATATGACATATTGGGAGGAACATTACATCTTTAACATAAGTAATCCGTTTTTTTCATCCATTAAGTATTTGGGACGCTATATAGATGACCTTGTCTTGGTGTGGAGGGATAGTGAAACCAGATTTCAAGAATTTATGCTATACATAAATGATAACGATCTAAATCTGCGGTTTACATCACAATTTTCTGCAACTTCTATCCCATTCTTGGACATCATGCTTTGCGCTCCTCAGGATCAGTCAGAGAATAAAATGATTGTTAAACCGTATAGAAAGGAGTCTGCAGGCAATACCATCCTGCAGGCAACTTCATGCCATCCCCGACACGTAACCCGCAACATACCCTATGGGGAATGGGTACGTTTAAGAAGAAATTGCCTGCAGGATGAAGTTTTTGAACAAGAGTCTGTTCTGCTTCATAACAGACTTAGAGCTAGAGGCTATGACGATACCACCCTCAAAAATGCATATGAAAAAGCTAAAGAATTGAACCGGGTGGATCTTATAGCCTCTGGTTCTAAGAAAAGCAGTAAAAGGAATGCACAAACTAAAAACAAACTGCCTGTGTGTGTCACTAGTTACAGTAAACAATTTCGAACTATCagtaatattttacaaaaatacctaCCCATCCTAGAAAATGACAATGCTTTATTTAATTATGATAAGTCTAGGATTAGGGTGGTATCTAGGAGGGGCCCCTTCTTAGGTTCCAAGTTGTCTCCCAGTCTTTTTCTTACTTCAGACAAGGGTCCGAGTACCTCTACCTGGCTTACATATCCAGGTACGTGGAAATGTGGCAACACTCAGTGTATCACATGCTCACACATAGCGGTTTCTGACTCCTTCATTTCTTTTTCTACTGGACAACAATTTTCAAACAAAACATATGCTAACTGTAACACTACTTCTGTAGTATATTTAGCGTCATGCTGTAGCTGCCAATGCCAGTATGTGGGCTGTATGTCTAATGCCCTCAAGGTCAGAATACGGCGGTATATAGCTGATGCTAAAAATAATCAATTCAATATATCACCTTTTATCTAA